Proteins encoded together in one Astyanax mexicanus isolate ESR-SI-001 chromosome 10, AstMex3_surface, whole genome shotgun sequence window:
- the ndufa1 gene encoding NADH dehydrogenase [ubiquinone] 1 alpha subcomplex subunit 1, which produces MWYEILPGFAIMTVCLIVPGIATAQIHKFTNGGKEKRIVRVPYQWYLMNRDKQLSGTGKYYHSKGLENIN; this is translated from the exons ATGTGGTATGAGATTCTCCCCGGTTTCGCAATAATGACCGTGTGTCTGATTGTTCCGGGAATAGCGACCGCTCAGATCCACAAATTCACCAACGGAGGGAAG gAAAAAAGAATTGTGAGAGTTCCTTACCAGTGGTATCTGATGAACAGAGACAAGCAGCTGTCAGGAACGGGAAAATATTACCATTCCAAG GGACTGGAAAACATTAATTGA
- the LOC103046082 gene encoding NF-kappa-B-activating protein isoform X1, whose amino-acid sequence MPELEDSPKRRRRSRSLSPASDASPAAKSSRHDGPEERPARWTESKERSRNRFRMANSRSRSRSRSRSRSREREKMSWDRGYGGSRSDYYDKRDDAQRQRQEAFIARRLQERERIGELGCPEVWGYSPRVREPDSDEHTPVEEDVKNGSSDSSAEEERKKKKKKKKKSKKKKARKHSEESETESESEAEEVKKKKKKKKSKKKKSKKKKAKKSRKESSSSSSDQSEEEDEDIDGELWVEKTGLEEHVVGPEAPLTHMSQDDRPLDFGHALLPGEGAAMAEYVKAGKRIPRRGEIGLTSDEIADFEKSGYVMSGSRHRRMEAVRLRKENQIYSADEKRALASFNQEERRKRESKILSSFREMVYRKTKGKEEK is encoded by the exons ATGCCGGAGCTGGAAGACAGCCCCAAAAGGCGGCGGCGCAGTCGTTCTCTCAGCCCGGCCAGCGACGCGAGTCCAGCGGCCAAGAGCTCCAGACACGACGGGCCCGAGGAGCGGCCAGCCCGGTGGACGGAGAGCAAAGAGAGGAGCAGGAACCGCTTCAGGATGGCGAACTCCCGCAGCAGGTCCAGATCCAGGTCTAGATCCAGGTCCAGGGAGCGGGAGAAGATGTCCTGGGATCGGGGATACGGAGGGTCTCGGTCGGATTACTATGATAAGAGAGATGATGCCCAACGCCAGAGACAGGAGGCTTTTATCGCCAG gcGTTTGCAAGAAAGGGAGAGGATTGGTGAACTGGGATGTCCTGAGGTCTGGGGTTATTCACCAAGAGTCAGAGAACCAGA CTCAGATGAACACACCCCTGTTGAAGAGGACGTGAAGAACGGCAGCTCTGATTCAAGTGCAGAAG aggaaagaaaaaagaagaagaaaaagaaaaagaagtcaAAGAAGAAGAAGGCACGgaagcactcggaggaaagcgagaCAGAAAGTGAATCAGAAG CAGAAgaggtgaagaagaagaaaaagaagaagaaaagcaaGAA GAAGAAATCGAAGAAGAAGAAGGCTAAGAAGAGCCGCAAGGAGTCCAGCAGTTCCAGCAGTGATCAGTctgaagaggaggatgaggataTAGATGGGGAGCTGTGGGTGGAGAAAACTGGTCTGGAGGAACATGTTGTTGGACCTGAAGCTCCATTAACTCACATGTCGCAGGACGATAGACCATTAGA TTTTGGTCATGCTCTGCTCCCTGGTGAAGGTGCTGCCATGGCGGAGTATGTGAAAGCAGGGAAGCGTATTCCGAGAAGAGGTGAAATCGGCCTGACCAGTGATGAGATTGCAGACTTTGAGAAGTCTGGCTATGTGATGAGCGGAAGCAG ACATCGGCGTATGGAGGCTGTGCGTCTGAGAAAGGAAAACCAGATTTACAGCGCAGACGAGAAGAGGGCCCTGGCATCCTTCAACCAGGAGGAacgaaggaagagagagagtaaaatccTGTCCAGCTTCAGAGAAATGGTCTACAGGAAGACTAAAGGCAAAGAAGAGAAATAg
- the LOC103046082 gene encoding NF-kappa-B-activating protein isoform X2, producing MPELEDSPKRRRRSRSLSPASDASPAAKSSRHDGPEERPARWTESKERSRNRFRMANSRSRSRSRSRSRSREREKMSWDRGYGGSRSDYYDKRDDAQRQRQEAFIARRLQERERIGELGCPEVWGYSPRVREPDSDEHTPVEEDVKNGSSDSSAEEERKKKKKKKKKSKKKKARKHSEESETESESEEEVKKKKKKKKSKKKKSKKKKAKKSRKESSSSSSDQSEEEDEDIDGELWVEKTGLEEHVVGPEAPLTHMSQDDRPLDFGHALLPGEGAAMAEYVKAGKRIPRRGEIGLTSDEIADFEKSGYVMSGSRHRRMEAVRLRKENQIYSADEKRALASFNQEERRKRESKILSSFREMVYRKTKGKEEK from the exons ATGCCGGAGCTGGAAGACAGCCCCAAAAGGCGGCGGCGCAGTCGTTCTCTCAGCCCGGCCAGCGACGCGAGTCCAGCGGCCAAGAGCTCCAGACACGACGGGCCCGAGGAGCGGCCAGCCCGGTGGACGGAGAGCAAAGAGAGGAGCAGGAACCGCTTCAGGATGGCGAACTCCCGCAGCAGGTCCAGATCCAGGTCTAGATCCAGGTCCAGGGAGCGGGAGAAGATGTCCTGGGATCGGGGATACGGAGGGTCTCGGTCGGATTACTATGATAAGAGAGATGATGCCCAACGCCAGAGACAGGAGGCTTTTATCGCCAG gcGTTTGCAAGAAAGGGAGAGGATTGGTGAACTGGGATGTCCTGAGGTCTGGGGTTATTCACCAAGAGTCAGAGAACCAGA CTCAGATGAACACACCCCTGTTGAAGAGGACGTGAAGAACGGCAGCTCTGATTCAAGTGCAGAAG aggaaagaaaaaagaagaagaaaaagaaaaagaagtcaAAGAAGAAGAAGGCACGgaagcactcggaggaaagcgagaCAGAAAGTGAATCAGAAG AAgaggtgaagaagaagaaaaagaagaagaaaagcaaGAA GAAGAAATCGAAGAAGAAGAAGGCTAAGAAGAGCCGCAAGGAGTCCAGCAGTTCCAGCAGTGATCAGTctgaagaggaggatgaggataTAGATGGGGAGCTGTGGGTGGAGAAAACTGGTCTGGAGGAACATGTTGTTGGACCTGAAGCTCCATTAACTCACATGTCGCAGGACGATAGACCATTAGA TTTTGGTCATGCTCTGCTCCCTGGTGAAGGTGCTGCCATGGCGGAGTATGTGAAAGCAGGGAAGCGTATTCCGAGAAGAGGTGAAATCGGCCTGACCAGTGATGAGATTGCAGACTTTGAGAAGTCTGGCTATGTGATGAGCGGAAGCAG ACATCGGCGTATGGAGGCTGTGCGTCTGAGAAAGGAAAACCAGATTTACAGCGCAGACGAGAAGAGGGCCCTGGCATCCTTCAACCAGGAGGAacgaaggaagagagagagtaaaatccTGTCCAGCTTCAGAGAAATGGTCTACAGGAAGACTAAAGGCAAAGAAGAGAAATAg
- the zbtb33 gene encoding transcriptional regulator Kaiso — protein sequence MAKLKLISVTDTQFPMSLLESISEQRHNGLFCDVTIIVQDRKFRAHKTMLSASSTYFRQLFSVAGQVIELNFIKSDIFEIILNYIYSSKLVRIRSDKLDDLISAGQILGVKFIANLATPLSQVRGLPGLSKEGESGNIGSTEKNESGTENMPIITESFSLSAEEFGMTGSSAGKDDTDSDDVLFVSQVEAPKAQKTKPPHSTDAEEEPEAKKQKVSSEEWVNVDQSKKSKELSSKGVAEVGTVQNHLQPKREPTPLASPPMMSPESSSSVPTSPARSSSHSAPSTPAHVNSFMAKAHNSSLSPEANEVFGVQKKKVLMELSPDQPGKIKLSDVRPAFSTNNGPGMDATPNVSTKKTITLDKASEIDSLSPGCKVYANIGENTYDIVPVREDAGEGDSRAGPGRKPQTSPNSTSSVSSSTAKGKKKAKTEQEDHYELIMDGKTFYVCAVCKRPYVCLTSLRRHFNTHSWERKYPCRYCDKVFALAEYRTKHEITHTGERRYQCLVCNEMFLNYQLLSSHCKQAHNQDPSGRKQKDDTDNNLYRLLPCKTLQFKPYSFVSEEAGGIPVINEDGLVQHINPGKAHFMNQGVPPGESKMLNWDDVFVEPEAHTRPGAHARPGPPPRPGGQMNVENATTEFEFVIPETY from the coding sequence ATGGCGAAATTAAAGCTAATATCTGTTACAGACACCCAGTTTCCCATGTCATTGCTGGAGTCCATCAGTGAGCAGCGACACAACGGATTATTTTGTGATGTGACCATCATCGTTCAGGACCGCAAGTTTAGGGCACACAAGACAATGTTATCCGCATCCAGCACTTACTTTCGACAGCTTTTTTCCGTTGCGGGACAAGTCATTGAGCTGAATTTCATCAAGTCAGACATATTTGAAATAATCCTGAATTACATATACAGCTCAAAACTAGTCAGAATTCGATCTGACAAACTGGATGATCTGATCAGTGCTGGCCAGATCTTGGGCGTCAAGTTCATTGCCAATCTTGCAACACCGCTATCACAGGTCAGGGGTTTACCTGGCTTGTCAAAAGAAGGCGAGAGTGGCAATATTGGCTCCACTGAGAAGAATGAGTCTGGGACAGAGAACATGCCCATCATCACTGAATCATTCTCGTTGTCTGCTGAGGAGTTTGGAATGACGGGCAGCAGCGCTGGGAAAGATGACACGGACAGCGACGATGTCCTGTTTGTCTCGCAGGTGGAAGCCCCGAAAGCTCAGAAGACCAAGCCACCTCACAGTACGGATGCTGAAGAAGAACCTGAGGCGAAAAAACAAAAAGTCTCCAGCGAAGAATGGGTGAACGTGGACCAATCTAAGAAATCCAAGGAGCTTTCCTCTAAGGGTGTAGCAGAGGTTGGTACAGTTCAAAATCACCTTCAACCCAAGCGAGAGCCAACACCTCTCGCCAGCCCGCCCATGATGTCTCCAGAGTCCAGCAGCAGTGTTCCCACTTCTCCTGCGAGATCCTCATCACACAGTGCACCTTCCACCCCAGCACATGTGAACAGTTTCATGGCCAAAGCACACAATTCCTCTCTTTCTCCAGAAGCTAATGAAGTGTTCGGCGTTCAGAAGAAGAAGGTCTTGATGGAGCTTTCACCAGACCAGCCTGGCAAAATAAAACTGTCAGATGTTAGGCCGGCTTTCAGCACTAATAACGGGCCTGGAATGGACGCCACTCCAAACGTATCCACCAAAAAGACGATAACGTTAGACAAAGCCTCAGAAATTGATTCGCTTTCACCAGGATGTAAGGTTTATGCTAACATAGGGGAGAACACCTATGATATTGTTCCTGTCCGAGAGGACGCAGGTGAAGGAGACTCGAGAGCAGGTCCTGGACGAAAACCACAGACATCTCCGAACAGTACGAGCAGTGTGTCGAGCAGCACGGCCAAAGGCAAAAAGAAGGCCAAGACGGAGCAGGAGGATCACTATGAGCTCATCATGGACGGCAAGACATTTTACGTATGCGCCGTGTGCAAGCGTCCCTACGTGTGCCTGACGAGTCTCAGGCGCCATTTCAACACACACTCCTGGGAGAGGAAGTACCCGTGTCGGTACTGCGACAAGGTCTTCGCCCTGGCGGAGTACAGAACCAAACACGAGATTACGCACACAGGAGAGCGGCGTTATCAGTGCTTGGTGTGTAATGAGATGTTCCTCAACTACCAGCTGTTGTCTTCTCACTGTAAACAAGCTCACAATCAAGATCCCTCAGGCAGGAAGCAGAAGGACGACACAGACAACAACCTGTATCGCCTTCTTCCCTGTAAAACTCTGCAGTTCAAGCCGTACTCCTTCGTCTCTGAGGAAGCGGGGGGCATTCCGGTCATCAACGAGGACGGACTTGTCCAGCACATAAACCCTGGCAAAGCCCACTTCATGAACCAGGGGGTCCCTCCTGGCGAAAGCAAAATGTTGAACTGGGACGACGTCTTCGTCGAGCCGGAGGCGCACACGCGCCCGGGTGCTCACGCTCGCCCGGGTCCACCGCCTCGACCCGGAGGCCAAATGAACGTGGAGAACGCGACGACAGAGTTCGAATTTGTCATACCAGAGACATACTGA